The following are from one region of the Alicyclobacillus fastidiosus genome:
- a CDS encoding altronate dehydratase family protein, translating to MCAAKALRIQGTDNVLIAMAPLSAGDIVEHSSGTLQVMEDIPRGHKIALTDISAGVHIMKYGYPIGHATVAIRKGQWVHTHNVKTNLSGKVEYQYEPLVPRPLELIPELPTYFDGYVRENGDVGIRNEIWILNTVGCVNKAAEMLAKMADMELRGGGIDGVYHFAHPYGCSQLGDDLQYTQKALAGLVRHPNAAGVLVLGLGCENNRIQEFRPFLKDVPEAKIRFLALQDVEDEFEEGMKLLRELADYARSFKRERVPLSELKIGLKCGGSDGFSGITANPLVGAVSDLVVAQGGTTLLTEVPEMFGAETILMHRAVDEGVFENVVSLIDDFKDYYTRHQQVIYENPSPGNKDGGITTLEEKSLGCTQKGGTSPVVDVVPYGMPATKPGLSLVQAPGNDMVSVTALTAAGAHLVLFTTGRGTPMGAAVPTVKISTNTSLFEKKRNWIDFNAGSLVEGDDIQTLAASLYNAVIDIASGRVQTRNEKNGCREIAIFKDGVTL from the coding sequence ATGTGTGCTGCCAAGGCGCTGCGAATACAAGGCACTGACAACGTTCTTATCGCAATGGCCCCGCTTTCGGCCGGAGACATCGTTGAACATTCCAGTGGCACCCTACAGGTGATGGAGGACATTCCTCGCGGGCACAAAATTGCTTTAACGGATATCTCCGCAGGAGTCCATATCATGAAATATGGGTACCCGATTGGACACGCGACGGTGGCCATACGCAAGGGACAATGGGTACATACCCACAATGTGAAGACGAACCTTAGTGGCAAAGTCGAATATCAGTATGAGCCTCTCGTGCCGCGACCACTTGAGCTGATTCCTGAGCTTCCTACGTATTTTGACGGATATGTTCGCGAGAACGGCGATGTAGGGATTCGAAATGAGATCTGGATCTTGAATACCGTAGGGTGCGTGAACAAAGCGGCTGAAATGTTGGCCAAAATGGCTGACATGGAGCTTCGGGGCGGCGGGATCGACGGAGTATATCATTTTGCTCATCCGTATGGCTGCTCTCAACTCGGAGACGACCTTCAGTACACGCAGAAGGCACTAGCTGGGCTCGTACGCCACCCGAACGCGGCTGGTGTGCTCGTGCTTGGACTTGGGTGTGAGAACAACCGAATTCAAGAATTTCGGCCGTTTTTGAAAGATGTGCCGGAAGCGAAAATCCGCTTCTTAGCACTCCAAGACGTCGAAGATGAGTTCGAAGAAGGAATGAAGTTACTGCGTGAATTAGCGGACTATGCGCGTAGCTTCAAACGGGAAAGGGTTCCGCTAAGCGAGCTCAAGATTGGGTTGAAATGCGGCGGGTCAGATGGTTTTTCAGGCATCACTGCAAACCCATTGGTCGGTGCGGTATCGGATTTGGTCGTAGCTCAGGGCGGTACAACTCTCTTGACCGAAGTGCCGGAGATGTTCGGTGCAGAAACCATCCTTATGCACCGCGCTGTCGACGAAGGGGTATTTGAGAATGTAGTTTCGCTCATTGATGACTTTAAGGACTACTACACGCGTCATCAGCAAGTGATTTATGAAAATCCATCGCCAGGCAATAAAGATGGCGGTATCACGACATTGGAGGAGAAATCACTCGGCTGTACGCAAAAAGGGGGCACGTCACCGGTTGTCGATGTGGTGCCATATGGGATGCCGGCGACGAAGCCTGGCCTCAGTCTCGTGCAAGCGCCAGGAAACGACATGGTCTCCGTCACGGCGTTGACTGCGGCGGGTGCGCACCTCGTTTTATTTACCACGGGGCGTGGAACGCCGATGGGCGCAGCGGTTCCGACGGTCAAGATTTCAACGAATACCAGCTTATTTGAGAAAAAGAGAAACTGGATTGACTTTAATGCAGGGAGCCTAGTGGAGGGTGACGATATACAAACCTTGGCTGCCTCTTTGTACAACGCGGTGATCGATATCGCGTCTGGGCGCGTGCAGACCCGGAACGAGAAAAATGGCTGCCGCGAAATTGCTATCTTTAAGGATGGTGTCACACTGTGA
- a CDS encoding sugar porter family MFS transporter: protein MSTRGSTTLNNSSEAKPGLGFVVVVVIIASLGGLLFGYDTGVIAGANGFLKTEFHMTAAITGLVSSSIDLGAMLGVLIAGFLGDKLGRKKSLMIAGVTFVLCSLITAMAGGVSTLVIGRFLGGIGIGLASLLSPLYIAEIAPARIRGRLVGTNQLAIVSGIFIVYFVNAAIVATHSAVWNQTIGWRWMFGMGVIPGVIFFGLLFFVPESPRYLVTRGQDKTALSILARVNGLTQATRDIKDIRDSIQVVPDSFFKEVSTPGIRKALGIGVLLAIFQQFTGTNAVGYYAPMIFKDAGAGTNASFYDTVLIGAIKVLFVIVLMVIVDRVGRKRLLVWNGWFMALFLAVLGVAFALPHMMTWLVLGLVFLHTIAYELSWGGGVWIVLSEIYPTSIRGRAMSIASFMLWFATYLVAQFFPILLQAIGGTLTFWVFAVFCIVMAVFMKKVVPETSGKTMERIQADWVDTDTASFHN, encoded by the coding sequence GTGAGTACGCGCGGAAGTACGACACTAAACAATTCATCAGAAGCAAAACCTGGTTTAGGTTTCGTTGTTGTGGTCGTGATCATTGCATCGCTCGGTGGGTTGCTGTTTGGCTATGACACGGGTGTCATTGCAGGGGCCAATGGATTTTTGAAGACCGAATTCCATATGACTGCTGCAATAACTGGACTGGTTTCGAGCAGCATTGACCTCGGTGCGATGCTTGGCGTGCTGATTGCCGGGTTCTTGGGTGACAAGTTGGGACGCAAAAAGTCGCTGATGATCGCAGGTGTGACCTTCGTTTTGTGCAGTTTGATCACTGCGATGGCGGGTGGTGTGTCTACGCTTGTGATTGGCCGTTTCCTGGGAGGCATTGGCATCGGGTTAGCTTCGCTCTTGTCGCCGCTTTACATCGCTGAGATCGCGCCCGCCAGGATTCGTGGACGCCTCGTGGGAACCAACCAGTTGGCGATCGTATCCGGTATCTTTATCGTCTACTTTGTAAACGCTGCCATTGTTGCCACGCATTCAGCGGTTTGGAACCAGACGATCGGCTGGCGGTGGATGTTCGGGATGGGTGTTATTCCGGGCGTGATTTTCTTCGGGCTGCTGTTTTTCGTTCCGGAGAGCCCGCGCTACCTTGTCACGCGCGGACAGGATAAAACCGCTTTATCGATTCTCGCCCGGGTGAACGGATTGACTCAGGCGACGCGGGATATCAAAGACATTCGCGATTCCATTCAGGTTGTTCCGGACTCCTTCTTCAAAGAAGTGTCCACACCAGGTATCCGCAAGGCTCTTGGCATCGGTGTCCTCCTTGCAATCTTCCAACAATTCACTGGCACCAACGCCGTTGGTTACTATGCGCCGATGATCTTTAAAGATGCGGGTGCCGGAACCAACGCCTCCTTCTATGACACCGTGCTGATTGGGGCCATTAAGGTTCTCTTCGTCATTGTGCTGATGGTAATTGTCGATCGCGTTGGACGTAAGCGCCTGTTGGTGTGGAACGGCTGGTTCATGGCTCTATTCTTGGCGGTGCTCGGCGTGGCGTTCGCATTGCCGCACATGATGACGTGGTTGGTGCTTGGACTTGTGTTCCTGCATACCATCGCCTACGAATTATCCTGGGGCGGCGGCGTTTGGATTGTTCTCTCCGAAATCTATCCGACGAGCATCCGCGGTCGGGCGATGTCCATTGCATCGTTCATGCTTTGGTTCGCGACTTACCTAGTCGCTCAGTTCTTTCCCATTCTGTTGCAAGCCATCGGGGGTACCTTGACGTTCTGGGTCTTCGCCGTGTTCTGCATCGTGATGGCGGTGTTCATGAAGAAAGTGGTGCCCGAGACGTCTGGAAAGACCATGGAACGGATTCAGGCTGACTGGGTGGACACAGACACTGCTTCTTTTCACAACTGA
- a CDS encoding LacI family DNA-binding transcriptional regulator: MATMADVAKLAGVSVMTVSRIINGSGTVKESTRKRVLRAMEEMNYVPKGYTKQVIQHEISTLVLIVPDITNPFFTFIARGMEDVAKKQGYRVFLANTDENINKEKQYIQMCIEFHADGVLIAPVGDDSKANLELLDKQGIPFVLIDREVEGVQVDVVKSDIIGCSRALVEHLIELGHRRIAVVTGPSNNRASRERVEGYLQALERNHLVTSEEFMKRSTMTRDIDPKFIDELLNLEEPPTAMFVANMFQYAHAVRRLGELGLRIPEDMSIVGFGNSDYLAAIDSAFTSAIQPTYSFGSLGTQMLIERIEGLHEMPRRIVLEGDIVIRRSTAPIL, encoded by the coding sequence ATGGCAACAATGGCCGACGTTGCAAAATTAGCAGGAGTTTCGGTAATGACTGTTTCGAGGATCATCAATGGCAGTGGGACAGTCAAGGAATCCACCCGTAAGCGGGTCCTGCGTGCCATGGAAGAGATGAATTACGTCCCTAAAGGCTATACCAAACAAGTGATTCAACATGAGATTAGCACGCTCGTGCTCATTGTTCCGGATATTACAAACCCGTTTTTTACATTTATTGCTCGTGGCATGGAGGATGTCGCGAAAAAACAGGGCTACCGCGTCTTTTTGGCCAATACGGACGAAAACATTAATAAGGAAAAGCAATATATTCAGATGTGTATCGAGTTTCACGCAGACGGAGTCCTCATTGCACCGGTCGGAGATGACTCAAAAGCGAACTTAGAGTTGTTGGACAAGCAAGGGATTCCATTTGTCTTGATCGACCGCGAGGTCGAAGGTGTACAGGTGGATGTGGTGAAAAGCGATATTATCGGGTGCTCCAGGGCATTGGTCGAGCATCTCATCGAACTCGGGCACCGACGTATAGCCGTTGTTACGGGACCTTCAAATAATCGGGCGAGTCGAGAACGCGTTGAGGGATATTTGCAGGCGCTCGAGCGAAATCACCTTGTCACGTCCGAAGAATTCATGAAGAGATCAACTATGACGCGAGATATCGACCCTAAATTTATCGATGAGCTCCTCAACTTGGAAGAGCCTCCGACGGCAATGTTTGTCGCAAACATGTTTCAGTATGCACATGCTGTCCGGCGGCTGGGCGAACTGGGACTGCGTATCCCCGAGGATATGAGCATCGTGGGGTTCGGAAATTCAGATTATCTTGCAGCGATCGATTCGGCGTTCACTTCGGCCATCCAACCCACCTACAGTTTCGGGTCGTTAGGTACCCAGATGTTGATCGAGCGCATCGAAGGGTTGCATGAAATGCCTCGGCGAATCGTGTTGGAAGGGGATATTGTGATTCGGCGCTCAACTGCTCCGATTCTCTGA
- a CDS encoding bile acid:sodium symporter family protein yields MLKNLNKLLEKILPLITPCSIVIGVLLGARLAKFADLSPLIFGFMTFAGSLNSKLSDLKRVFTRPLALILTLFILHIAMPLVAFLVGHLFFHDDSYITTGLILSLVIPAGITSFIWVSIYNGDIGLTLSVILIDSLLSPLIVPISMHVFVGTQVSLDTWSMMKGLCWMIVLPSLAGMLLNQKTGGTITTTLGSKLAPLSKLGIAIVVAMNGAVVGPYLRHFNMHLIELIVVVVFLSALGYPVGLLTGKLFRLEKGTIVSMTFNGGMRNNNAGAVMAITYFPSPVALPVILVMLFQQTLASLYGSLLKRHLLARPESKTDDEPSSTLDT; encoded by the coding sequence ATGTTAAAGAATCTCAATAAGCTGCTTGAAAAAATTCTGCCTTTGATCACGCCTTGCAGCATTGTGATCGGCGTGTTGCTCGGCGCAAGGTTGGCAAAATTTGCGGATTTGTCACCCCTGATATTTGGCTTCATGACATTTGCCGGCAGTCTAAATTCGAAGCTTTCAGATTTAAAAAGAGTTTTTACTCGCCCCTTGGCGCTCATTCTGACACTCTTCATCCTTCATATTGCAATGCCTTTGGTGGCTTTCTTGGTCGGGCATCTGTTCTTTCACGATGATTCCTACATCACTACTGGACTCATTCTAAGTCTGGTGATCCCCGCTGGCATCACCAGTTTCATTTGGGTATCCATATACAATGGAGACATCGGTTTAACGTTGTCCGTCATCCTGATCGATTCACTTCTGTCGCCACTGATCGTGCCTATAAGCATGCATGTATTCGTCGGTACCCAGGTGAGCTTGGACACTTGGTCGATGATGAAGGGATTATGTTGGATGATCGTGCTTCCGTCGCTCGCCGGGATGCTCCTCAATCAGAAGACAGGTGGAACAATCACAACAACGCTTGGCAGTAAATTGGCCCCGCTCTCTAAACTCGGCATTGCGATTGTGGTAGCGATGAATGGTGCCGTCGTAGGACCCTATCTGAGGCATTTCAACATGCATCTGATTGAATTGATTGTGGTGGTGGTGTTCTTGTCCGCCTTGGGCTACCCGGTGGGCTTGCTAACGGGAAAACTGTTTCGATTGGAAAAGGGAACCATCGTGTCCATGACATTTAACGGGGGCATGCGCAATAACAATGCTGGAGCCGTCATGGCCATTACGTACTTCCCCTCACCAGTGGCACTGCCAGTCATCTTAGTTATGCTGTTTCAGCAGACACTGGCCTCGCTCTACGGCTCACTGCTGAAACGCCATCTGCTGGCTAGACCGGAGTCGAAAACGGATGATGAACCCAGTTCCACACTCGACACGTAA
- a CDS encoding antibiotic biosynthesis monooxygenase has protein sequence MYVAHNRLPIQNEEQRKVLEERFAKAGEHMKRVPGFAGFQMLRASDNSHYIVSTTWESEQHFQDWIQSPHFASAHGGQSRAGGQAQVATYEIVYNS, from the coding sequence ATGTACGTCGCCCATAATCGATTGCCGATTCAGAACGAGGAGCAACGCAAGGTGCTCGAAGAGCGATTTGCAAAAGCGGGTGAGCACATGAAACGCGTACCCGGATTTGCAGGGTTTCAGATGCTCCGTGCAAGTGACAATTCCCATTACATTGTGAGTACTACATGGGAGTCTGAGCAACATTTTCAAGATTGGATTCAGAGCCCACATTTCGCGTCTGCACATGGCGGGCAGAGTCGTGCCGGAGGTCAGGCACAGGTTGCAACGTACGAAATTGTCTACAATTCCTGA
- a CDS encoding malate:quinone oxidoreductase, translating into MSNIQTKTDVILIGAGVMSATLGALLKELAPDWEIKVFEKLGNAGEESSNEWNNAGTGHSALCELNYTSEKPDGSIDISKAIKINEQFQLSRQFWSYLVNSNLIRNPQDFIMPIPHMSLVQGETNVAFLKNRFEALSNNPLFQGMEFSDDPEQLKEWIPLIMQGRSSNEPIAATKIDSGTDVNFGALTRMLFDHLESKGVELNYKHSVEDITRTSDGSWEVKVHDIESGEIEYHTAKFVFIGGGGGSLPLLQKTGIPESKHIGGFPVSGLFLVCNNPEVVAQHHAKVYGKAKVGAPPMSVPHLDTRYIDNKKTLLFGPFAGFSPKFLKTGSLFDLIGSVKPNNLFTLLAAGVKEMALTKYLIQQVMLSTEKRMEELREFIPSAKSEDWDIVVAGQRVQVIKDTEDGGKGTLQFGTEVVSAADGSIAALLGASPGASTAVHVMLEVIEKCFPQCMKAWESKIKEMIPSYGVSLVENPELFQEIHTSTAEALGLSERELVYS; encoded by the coding sequence ATGAGCAACATACAGACAAAAACAGACGTTATCTTAATTGGTGCCGGAGTCATGAGTGCTACTTTGGGAGCGTTGCTAAAGGAGTTAGCACCCGATTGGGAAATCAAAGTTTTTGAGAAGCTTGGAAACGCAGGGGAAGAAAGCTCTAACGAATGGAATAATGCGGGGACGGGACATTCTGCACTGTGCGAGCTAAACTATACCTCCGAAAAACCTGACGGATCTATAGATATTAGCAAAGCTATAAAAATTAATGAACAGTTTCAGCTTTCAAGACAGTTTTGGTCCTACCTCGTAAACAGCAATCTGATTCGCAATCCACAGGATTTTATCATGCCAATCCCGCATATGAGTTTGGTACAAGGCGAAACAAATGTAGCGTTTTTGAAAAACCGTTTCGAGGCGCTATCAAACAATCCTCTCTTTCAAGGGATGGAGTTTTCCGATGACCCAGAGCAACTGAAGGAATGGATTCCGCTTATCATGCAGGGCCGCTCGTCGAATGAACCCATAGCGGCAACGAAAATCGACTCTGGAACGGATGTCAACTTCGGTGCTTTAACGCGCATGCTGTTTGACCACTTAGAGAGTAAAGGCGTCGAGTTGAACTACAAACATAGTGTTGAGGACATTACACGCACTAGCGATGGATCGTGGGAAGTAAAAGTCCATGATATCGAGAGTGGAGAAATCGAATACCATACTGCAAAATTTGTCTTTATTGGCGGTGGGGGCGGCAGCCTGCCTCTACTACAGAAAACCGGTATTCCAGAGTCGAAGCATATCGGAGGATTCCCGGTAAGCGGATTGTTTCTGGTCTGTAACAATCCGGAAGTTGTAGCACAGCATCATGCAAAAGTATACGGTAAGGCCAAAGTTGGAGCTCCTCCGATGTCTGTCCCGCATCTTGATACAAGATATATCGACAACAAGAAAACATTATTGTTTGGACCGTTTGCCGGCTTCTCTCCAAAGTTCCTAAAAACGGGATCACTTTTTGATTTGATAGGATCCGTAAAACCGAATAACCTCTTCACACTGTTGGCAGCAGGCGTAAAAGAGATGGCATTGACAAAATACCTGATCCAACAAGTGATGCTATCGACTGAAAAACGCATGGAGGAATTGCGTGAGTTTATTCCCAGTGCCAAGAGTGAAGATTGGGATATCGTGGTGGCTGGGCAACGTGTACAGGTTATCAAAGATACTGAGGACGGCGGTAAAGGAACACTTCAATTTGGTACGGAAGTTGTTAGTGCTGCTGATGGCTCGATCGCTGCATTGCTGGGCGCGTCTCCGGGTGCTTCTACTGCCGTTCACGTGATGCTTGAGGTAATAGAAAAATGCTTCCCGCAATGCATGAAAGCTTGGGAATCGAAAATCAAAGAAATGATTCCTTCTTATGGCGTGTCGCTGGTGGAAAACCCGGAGCTTTTCCAAGAAATTCATACTTCAACCGCAGAGGCGCTTGGTCTAAGCGAAAGGGAACTGGTTTATAGTTAA
- a CDS encoding glutamate decarboxylase — MPHWNPRNSQMKLPHELSVNPMIALEGLDAVPRLRMRDQGMSPETAYQIVHDEIILDGNARQNLATFVTTWMEPAADRLYAESFDKNMIDKDEYPQTAAIEERCVHILADLWHSPQPESTLGVSTTGSSEACMLAGLALKRRWQNSRKRQGKPIERPNIVFSSAVQVVWEKFANYWDVEARYVNITANHPYMDPEGVLAVVDENTIAVVPILGVTYTGLYEPVAAIAKALDDLQAQTGLDIPIHVDAASGGFIAPFLQPDLVWDFQLPRVKSINVSGHKYGLVYPGLGWVVWREAADLPEDLIFRVSYLGGNMPTFALNFSRPGAQILLQYYNFLRLGKNGYYEVQKTCQSVAQFLSAEIQQMGPFELFTDGSDIPVFAWRLKDGYTSKWNLYHLSRHLRTYGWQVPAYPMPPDMEDVTIMRVVVRNGFSMDLAHLFLMNLKHAVAYLDSLDGPMPHETKKDNGFHH, encoded by the coding sequence ATGCCTCACTGGAACCCACGCAACAGTCAAATGAAATTGCCCCACGAATTGTCTGTAAATCCCATGATTGCGCTGGAGGGACTAGACGCAGTTCCACGACTCCGAATGCGTGACCAAGGAATGTCACCCGAAACAGCGTATCAAATTGTCCATGATGAAATTATTCTAGATGGAAATGCACGCCAAAATCTCGCAACATTCGTGACCACATGGATGGAGCCCGCTGCAGATCGCTTGTACGCCGAATCGTTCGACAAGAACATGATCGACAAAGATGAATATCCCCAGACAGCGGCGATAGAAGAGCGATGCGTCCACATTCTAGCTGATCTCTGGCACTCACCTCAACCAGAGAGTACATTGGGTGTTTCGACGACGGGATCGTCTGAAGCATGTATGCTCGCGGGTCTTGCGTTAAAGCGACGCTGGCAAAATTCACGTAAGCGCCAAGGAAAGCCCATTGAGCGTCCTAATATCGTTTTTAGTTCCGCTGTTCAGGTCGTCTGGGAAAAGTTCGCGAACTACTGGGATGTTGAGGCGCGATATGTGAACATTACGGCCAATCACCCTTATATGGATCCAGAAGGAGTACTCGCTGTGGTGGATGAAAATACGATCGCCGTGGTACCAATTCTTGGAGTTACCTATACGGGACTTTACGAACCGGTTGCTGCTATTGCAAAAGCCCTCGACGATTTACAAGCACAGACAGGCCTAGACATTCCGATCCATGTAGATGCTGCTTCTGGGGGATTTATAGCCCCATTTCTTCAGCCAGACTTGGTCTGGGATTTTCAATTACCCAGAGTGAAGTCGATCAATGTCTCCGGGCACAAGTATGGCCTGGTCTACCCCGGTCTGGGATGGGTAGTGTGGCGTGAAGCCGCAGATCTCCCTGAGGATCTCATTTTCCGAGTATCCTACTTAGGTGGCAACATGCCAACCTTTGCCTTAAATTTTTCTCGTCCTGGCGCACAGATACTACTCCAATATTACAATTTTCTACGATTAGGTAAAAACGGGTACTATGAAGTGCAAAAAACATGTCAGTCAGTAGCACAATTCCTTAGTGCGGAGATCCAGCAGATGGGACCGTTTGAGTTATTTACCGACGGATCGGATATTCCTGTATTCGCATGGCGATTGAAAGATGGGTACACATCCAAGTGGAATCTTTATCACCTGTCCCGACATTTGCGCACGTATGGATGGCAAGTGCCCGCTTACCCCATGCCTCCAGACATGGAGGACGTGACCATCATGCGCGTTGTGGTGCGAAACGGTTTTTCCATGGATCTCGCACATTTGTTCTTGATGAATCTGAAACACGCCGTTGCGTATCTTGATTCGTTGGATGGCCCCATGCCACATGAAACAAAGAAAGACAACGGATTTCATCATTGA